The following proteins are co-located in the Thermus thermophilus HB8 genome:
- a CDS encoding CTP synthase has protein sequence MNGSADAGPRPRKYVFITGGVVSSLGKGILTSSLGALLRARGYRVTAIKIDPYVNVDAGTMRPYEHGEVFVTADGAETDLDIGHYERFLDMDLSRGNNLTTGQVYLSVIQKERRGEYLSQTVQVIPHITDEIKERIRKVAEEQKAEIVVVEVGGTVGDIESLPFLEAIRQFRFDEGEGNTLYLHLTLVPYLETSEEFKTKPTQHSVATLRGVGIQPDILVLRSARPVPEEVRRKVALFTNVRPGHVFSSPTVEHLYEVPLLLEEQGLGRAVERALGLEAVIPNLSFWQEAVRVLKHPERTVKIAIAGKYVKMPDAYLSLLEALRHAGIKNRARVEVKWVDAESLEAADLDEAFRDVSGILVPGGFGVRGIEGKVRAAQYARERKIPYLGICLGLQIAVIEFARNVAGLKGANSTEFDPHTPHPVIDLMPEQLEVEGLGGTMRLGDWPMRIKPGTLLHRLYGKEEVLERHRHRYEVNPLYVDGLERAGLVVSATTPGMRGRGAGLVEAIELKDHPFFLGLQSHPEFKSRPMRPSPPFVGFVEAALAYQERA, from the coding sequence GTGAACGGGAGCGCCGACGCGGGTCCCAGGCCCAGAAAGTACGTCTTTATCACGGGCGGCGTGGTTTCCAGCCTAGGCAAGGGGATCCTCACCTCCTCCCTCGGGGCCCTCCTCCGGGCCCGGGGGTACCGGGTGACGGCCATCAAGATAGACCCCTACGTCAACGTGGACGCGGGGACGATGCGCCCCTACGAACACGGGGAGGTCTTCGTCACCGCAGACGGGGCCGAAACCGACCTGGACATCGGCCACTACGAGCGCTTCTTGGACATGGACCTCTCCCGGGGGAACAACCTCACCACGGGGCAGGTCTACCTCTCGGTGATCCAGAAGGAGCGCCGGGGAGAGTACCTCTCCCAGACGGTCCAGGTCATCCCCCACATCACCGACGAGATCAAGGAGCGGATCCGCAAGGTGGCCGAGGAGCAGAAGGCGGAGATCGTGGTGGTGGAGGTGGGGGGAACGGTGGGGGACATTGAGAGCCTCCCCTTCCTCGAGGCCATCCGCCAGTTCCGCTTTGACGAGGGGGAGGGGAACACCCTCTACCTGCACCTCACCCTGGTCCCCTACCTGGAGACCAGCGAGGAGTTCAAGACCAAGCCCACCCAGCACTCCGTGGCCACCCTGCGGGGCGTGGGGATCCAGCCCGACATCCTGGTCCTCCGCTCCGCCCGGCCCGTGCCCGAGGAGGTGCGGAGGAAGGTCGCCCTCTTCACCAACGTCCGCCCGGGCCACGTCTTCTCCAGCCCCACCGTGGAGCACCTCTACGAGGTCCCCCTGCTCCTGGAGGAGCAGGGCCTGGGCCGTGCGGTGGAGCGGGCCTTGGGCCTCGAGGCGGTGATCCCCAACCTCTCCTTCTGGCAGGAGGCGGTCCGGGTCCTCAAGCACCCCGAGCGCACCGTCAAGATCGCCATCGCCGGGAAGTACGTGAAGATGCCGGACGCCTACCTCTCCCTCCTGGAGGCCTTGCGCCACGCGGGGATCAAGAACCGGGCCCGGGTGGAGGTGAAGTGGGTGGACGCGGAAAGCCTCGAGGCGGCGGACCTGGACGAGGCCTTCCGGGACGTCTCCGGCATCCTGGTCCCGGGGGGGTTTGGCGTGCGGGGCATTGAGGGCAAGGTGCGGGCGGCCCAGTACGCCAGGGAGCGGAAAATCCCTTACCTCGGGATCTGCCTCGGCCTCCAGATCGCCGTGATTGAGTTTGCCCGCAACGTGGCGGGCCTCAAGGGGGCGAACTCCACCGAGTTTGACCCCCACACCCCCCACCCGGTGATTGACCTCATGCCCGAGCAGCTGGAGGTGGAGGGCCTAGGGGGGACCATGCGCCTTGGGGACTGGCCCATGCGCATCAAGCCCGGCACCCTCCTCCACCGCCTTTACGGCAAGGAGGAGGTGCTGGAGCGCCACCGCCACCGCTACGAGGTGAACCCCCTCTACGTGGATGGGCTGGAGCGGGCGGGCCTCGTGGTTTCCGCCACCACCCCGGGGATGCGGGGCCGGGGGGCGGGGCTCGTGGAGGCCATTGAGCTCAAGGACCACCCCTTCTTCCTCGGCCTCCAGAGCCACCCCGAGTTCAAGAGCCGCCCCATGCGCCCTTCCCCGCCCTTCGTGGGCTTCGTGGAGGCGGCGCTGGCCTACCAGGAAAGGGCCTAG
- a CDS encoding DUF815 domain-containing protein, with the protein MGGMVRVPENPEALLPLDLPEGEPWGYAFAQALLRAPWAFRALKPTPGLLDLIRWDLDRLHRELEARRRTWPLGALGLRPPHPAEEALLQALLRRDPEGVVEALRAHGPWPFALYRAFRFDGEVHPLRALRLPRRDELVGYEAQREALEANARRFLSGKPALHTLLYGARGTGKSTAAKSLLHLPGARMVEVEKGALPRLGALLEQLASLPHRYLLFLDDLSLDPEDEAFHHLKALLEGSLEGPPENVLLLATSNRRHLVRRLGENPLPGEAPEAWDALQDTLALSERFGLVLTFPPLDKALYLKAVAHHLGRSLTPEEEGRALRFALERGFSGRVARQFAQTLL; encoded by the coding sequence ATGGGCGGCATGGTGCGGGTGCCCGAGAACCCCGAGGCCCTTTTGCCGCTGGACCTGCCCGAAGGGGAGCCCTGGGGGTACGCCTTCGCCCAGGCCCTTCTCCGGGCCCCCTGGGCCTTCCGGGCCTTAAAGCCCACGCCGGGCCTTCTGGACCTCATCCGCTGGGATCTGGACAGGCTTCACCGGGAGCTGGAGGCCAGGCGCCGGACCTGGCCCTTGGGCGCCTTGGGGCTGAGGCCCCCCCACCCCGCGGAGGAAGCCCTTCTCCAGGCGCTTCTTCGCCGGGACCCCGAGGGCGTGGTGGAGGCCTTGCGGGCCCACGGGCCCTGGCCCTTCGCCCTCTACCGGGCCTTCCGCTTTGACGGGGAGGTCCACCCCCTGCGCGCCCTGCGCCTGCCCCGGCGGGACGAGCTCGTGGGCTACGAGGCCCAGCGGGAGGCCCTCGAGGCCAACGCCCGGCGCTTCCTCTCCGGCAAGCCCGCCCTCCACACCCTCCTCTACGGGGCCCGGGGCACGGGGAAGAGCACCGCCGCCAAGAGCCTCCTCCACCTGCCCGGGGCCCGCATGGTGGAGGTGGAAAAGGGGGCCTTGCCCCGCCTGGGAGCGCTTTTGGAGCAGCTCGCCTCCTTGCCCCACCGCTACCTGCTCTTTTTGGACGACCTCTCCTTGGACCCCGAGGACGAGGCCTTCCACCACCTCAAGGCCCTCCTGGAGGGGAGCCTCGAGGGCCCCCCCGAGAACGTCCTCCTCCTCGCCACCTCCAACCGCCGCCACCTGGTGCGCCGCCTCGGGGAAAACCCCTTGCCCGGGGAGGCCCCCGAGGCCTGGGACGCCCTCCAGGACACCCTGGCCCTTTCCGAGCGCTTCGGCCTCGTCCTCACCTTCCCGCCCCTGGACAAGGCCCTCTACCTGAAGGCCGTGGCCCACCACCTGGGGCGGTCCCTGACCCCCGAGGAGGAGGGGAGGGCCCTGCGCTTCGCCCTGGAGCGGGGCTTCTCCGGCCGGGTGGCCCGCCAGTTCGCCCAGACCCTGCTCTAG
- a CDS encoding glutamate synthase-related protein: MSWKDAYPDIPLGRDACGIIAMAEKSGKPSHRVVRRTLESLYRMAHRAGAIRGEGDGTGIQTDIPRELWALFLEQAGLDPGLAHNPRFFVGHFFVPKKEAGRLQEFEDLLRREGQRLGVRPVLFRRGEVVSEVLGPVGRRTEPLFLQVAGLSPDGDAPLWELGLRLEASFPVHVVSLSTHSVVYKVRGAAELLKRYYPELSRPEFKSRIALGHNRYSTNTLSTFEQVQPFGLIGHNGEINTIERLRREMDFLGIPRTGGSDSQDLNRMLEGLIYRYGLTLPEAMDLVFPPVLGEIKALPEDLQDLYMALRQRFGPLAQGPAAIVSRHGDEAVFATDAMGLRPLWQFETPYELVFSSERGVFSAEEFVSEPKPLAPGEKVYLRLTPEGAKVLPFDRHQRQVLERVAARTPVEGYRVHLTGPLRQAPPPLAGGSGVEVEEKPAPPPLGLERAFGWDRWDQAYLEALAKTGNEPIGSLGYDGPLAALNPEKPNLSEFFKETVAVVTNPAIDREREVEHFSTRTLLGRRPLPDGRGGGRVEELLLPIVLEEDQALAEAFGTLTLSEVRARFRTKTLVPQFTVEEGLLAGLKRLEEEAVKAVEEGAEVLILSDREAFQGGVWIDVGLAVAAVNRALMKRDAEGVALRRRTSLLVHSGGVRNLHDVAFLLGLGAEAVAPWLMEEKARALEGRKGLAGVLEALKKGLEKVISTMGIHELRGYGRIFSAIGLKPELAEYFGTRNFLGSEKAGYGFLELERTLLEREGFLRAEKVMPAKDFRFNPRIYKAAQEVASGKAPYAHFQEKVRALERENPVAARQLLEVRFPERSDVAPEEVDLSVGAHSLPFVISAMSFGSQGEASFRAYAEAAKRLNMLCINGEGGEIPDMLGKYTPWRGQQVASGRFGVHAYMLNSASVIEIKIGQGAKPGEGGHLPGKKVSPKVAAARNAVPGVDLISPSNNHDLYSIEDLAQLIEELKTVNPKALVSVKVPVIPGIGTIAVGIAKAGADVITLSGFEGGTGAARLHALKYAGLPVELGVRRVHRALVRAGLRDKVEIWADGGLKTAYDVLRMVLLGADRVGMATMAMVAIGCTICRGCQLDTCHVGITTQIETVEEAMAHGLKRFVPQDLDRAVEQLTRFFGAMGEALRELVAALGARSLQELRGRSDLLYQRDHLEELDLSYFFAPVEEPEWLKDTSAHVLRKPLNQLTRTITEVVMAAYAEGSKRLVFQEGPVDSTDRALGAHLAGEIARRRLYGKGFDAEVELRFDAGSVAGNGLAAFNVEGMKVVVEGGAQDGVAKSAFGGTVAVLKGKNPFGAYVDGSVGKSFAYGAIGGLLIVEGVADSRFCIRLSGADVILGGEPERPLRDDLGNLAARAQAKGFAFEYMTRGRALVLGDPGPWICSGMTGGRVYLRHWPEMGLTEEAMKRRLAKGAKVAVKPLDARGVEDVRELLSAYIRVLREAKREEKAKRLEKLLENPAEHFRMVEPVSQQVDQGVSTE; encoded by the coding sequence ATGAGCTGGAAGGACGCCTACCCGGACATCCCCCTAGGTCGGGACGCCTGCGGCATCATCGCCATGGCGGAAAAGAGCGGCAAGCCCTCCCACCGCGTGGTGCGGAGGACCCTGGAGAGCCTCTACCGCATGGCCCACCGCGCGGGGGCCATCCGGGGCGAGGGGGACGGCACGGGAATCCAAACCGACATCCCCCGGGAGCTATGGGCGCTCTTCCTGGAACAGGCGGGCCTGGACCCGGGCCTGGCCCATAACCCCCGCTTCTTCGTGGGCCACTTCTTCGTGCCCAAGAAGGAGGCGGGCAGGCTCCAGGAGTTTGAGGACCTCCTGCGGCGGGAAGGGCAACGGCTCGGCGTCCGCCCCGTCCTCTTCCGACGGGGAGAGGTGGTGAGCGAGGTCCTCGGCCCCGTGGGGCGGCGCACGGAGCCCCTCTTCCTCCAGGTGGCGGGGCTCTCCCCGGACGGGGACGCCCCCCTGTGGGAGCTGGGCCTGAGGCTCGAGGCCAGCTTCCCCGTGCACGTGGTCTCCCTGTCCACCCACAGCGTGGTCTACAAGGTGCGGGGGGCGGCGGAGCTTCTCAAGCGCTACTACCCCGAGCTCTCCCGCCCCGAGTTCAAAAGCCGCATCGCCTTGGGCCACAACCGCTACTCCACCAACACCCTCTCCACCTTTGAGCAGGTCCAACCCTTCGGCCTCATCGGCCACAACGGCGAGATCAACACCATTGAGCGCCTGAGGCGGGAGATGGACTTCCTGGGCATCCCCCGGACCGGGGGCTCGGACTCCCAGGACCTGAACCGCATGCTGGAGGGGCTCATCTACCGCTACGGCCTCACCCTCCCCGAGGCCATGGACCTGGTCTTCCCCCCCGTCTTGGGGGAGATCAAGGCCCTGCCCGAGGACCTTCAGGACCTTTACATGGCCCTGCGCCAGCGCTTCGGACCCTTGGCCCAGGGCCCCGCGGCCATCGTGAGCCGCCACGGGGACGAGGCGGTCTTCGCCACCGACGCCATGGGCCTACGGCCCCTCTGGCAGTTTGAAACCCCCTACGAGCTCGTTTTCTCCTCCGAGCGCGGGGTCTTCAGCGCCGAGGAGTTCGTCTCCGAGCCCAAGCCCCTGGCCCCCGGGGAGAAGGTCTACCTCCGCCTCACCCCCGAAGGGGCCAAGGTGCTCCCCTTTGACCGCCACCAGCGGCAGGTCCTGGAGAGGGTCGCCGCCCGCACGCCCGTGGAGGGGTACCGGGTCCACCTGACGGGCCCCCTCCGCCAGGCCCCGCCCCCTTTGGCGGGGGGAAGCGGGGTGGAGGTGGAGGAGAAGCCCGCCCCGCCCCCCCTGGGCCTGGAGCGGGCCTTCGGCTGGGACCGCTGGGACCAGGCCTACCTCGAGGCCCTGGCCAAGACGGGGAACGAGCCCATCGGCTCCCTGGGCTACGACGGGCCCCTCGCCGCCCTCAATCCGGAAAAGCCCAACCTCTCCGAGTTCTTCAAGGAGACGGTGGCGGTGGTGACCAACCCCGCCATTGACCGGGAGCGGGAGGTGGAGCACTTCTCCACCCGCACCCTCCTGGGCCGCCGCCCCCTGCCCGACGGGCGGGGCGGAGGGAGGGTGGAGGAGCTCCTCCTCCCCATCGTCCTGGAGGAGGACCAGGCCCTGGCGGAGGCCTTCGGCACCCTGACCCTCTCCGAGGTGCGGGCCCGCTTTAGGACCAAGACCCTCGTCCCCCAGTTCACCGTGGAGGAAGGGCTTTTGGCCGGGCTAAAGCGCCTGGAGGAGGAAGCGGTGAAGGCCGTGGAGGAAGGGGCCGAGGTCCTCATCCTCTCCGACCGGGAGGCCTTCCAGGGAGGCGTGTGGATTGACGTGGGCCTCGCCGTGGCCGCGGTGAACCGGGCCCTCATGAAGCGGGACGCCGAGGGGGTGGCCCTGAGGCGGCGCACCTCGCTCCTCGTCCACTCCGGGGGCGTGCGGAACCTCCACGACGTGGCCTTCCTCCTGGGCCTCGGCGCCGAGGCCGTGGCCCCCTGGCTCATGGAGGAGAAGGCCCGGGCCCTGGAGGGGAGGAAGGGGCTCGCCGGGGTCCTCGAGGCCCTGAAGAAGGGGCTGGAGAAGGTCATCTCCACCATGGGGATCCACGAGCTAAGGGGCTACGGCCGGATCTTCAGCGCCATCGGCCTCAAGCCCGAGCTCGCCGAGTACTTCGGCACCCGCAACTTCCTGGGCTCGGAGAAGGCGGGGTACGGCTTTTTGGAGCTGGAGCGGACCCTCTTGGAGCGGGAGGGGTTCCTCCGGGCGGAAAAGGTCATGCCCGCCAAGGACTTCCGCTTCAACCCCAGGATCTACAAGGCGGCCCAGGAGGTGGCCTCGGGGAAGGCCCCCTACGCCCACTTCCAGGAGAAAGTGCGCGCCTTAGAGCGGGAAAACCCCGTGGCGGCCAGGCAGCTATTGGAGGTGCGCTTCCCCGAAAGGAGCGACGTGGCCCCGGAGGAGGTGGACCTCTCCGTGGGGGCCCACTCCCTGCCCTTCGTCATCAGCGCCATGAGCTTTGGCTCCCAGGGGGAGGCCTCCTTCCGCGCCTACGCCGAAGCCGCCAAGCGCCTCAACATGCTCTGCATCAACGGGGAGGGCGGGGAGATCCCCGACATGCTGGGCAAGTACACCCCCTGGCGGGGCCAGCAGGTGGCCTCGGGCCGCTTCGGGGTCCACGCCTACATGCTGAACTCGGCGAGCGTCATTGAGATCAAGATCGGCCAGGGGGCGAAGCCCGGGGAAGGGGGGCACCTCCCCGGCAAGAAGGTCTCCCCCAAGGTGGCGGCCGCCCGGAACGCCGTCCCCGGGGTGGACCTCATCAGCCCCTCCAACAACCACGACCTCTACTCCATTGAGGACCTGGCCCAGCTCATTGAGGAGCTGAAGACGGTGAACCCCAAGGCCCTCGTCTCGGTGAAGGTGCCCGTGATCCCGGGCATCGGCACCATCGCCGTGGGCATCGCCAAGGCGGGGGCGGACGTCATCACCCTCTCCGGGTTTGAGGGGGGGACGGGGGCGGCCAGGCTCCACGCCCTGAAGTACGCGGGGCTTCCCGTGGAGCTCGGCGTGCGCCGGGTCCACCGCGCCCTGGTGCGGGCGGGGCTTAGGGACAAGGTGGAGATCTGGGCGGACGGGGGCCTCAAGACCGCCTACGACGTGCTGCGCATGGTCCTCCTGGGGGCCGACCGGGTGGGCATGGCCACCATGGCCATGGTGGCCATCGGCTGCACCATCTGCCGCGGTTGCCAGCTGGACACCTGCCACGTGGGCATCACCACCCAGATTGAGACGGTGGAGGAGGCCATGGCCCACGGCCTCAAGCGCTTCGTCCCCCAGGACCTGGACCGGGCGGTGGAACAGCTCACCCGCTTCTTCGGGGCCATGGGGGAGGCCTTGAGGGAACTCGTGGCCGCCCTGGGGGCCCGCTCCTTGCAGGAGCTTCGCGGCCGCTCGGACCTCCTCTACCAGAGGGACCACCTGGAGGAGCTGGACCTCAGCTACTTCTTCGCCCCCGTGGAAGAGCCCGAGTGGCTTAAGGACACCTCCGCCCACGTCCTCAGGAAGCCCCTAAACCAGCTCACCCGCACCATCACCGAGGTGGTCATGGCCGCCTACGCCGAGGGCAGCAAGCGCCTCGTCTTCCAGGAAGGCCCCGTGGACTCCACCGACCGGGCGCTTGGGGCCCACCTCGCCGGGGAGATCGCGAGGCGGCGCCTCTACGGCAAAGGGTTTGACGCGGAGGTGGAGCTCCGCTTTGACGCGGGGAGCGTCGCCGGCAATGGCCTTGCCGCCTTCAACGTGGAGGGGATGAAGGTGGTGGTGGAAGGCGGGGCCCAGGACGGGGTGGCCAAGAGCGCCTTCGGCGGCACCGTGGCCGTCCTCAAGGGGAAGAACCCCTTCGGCGCCTACGTGGACGGCTCGGTGGGCAAGAGCTTCGCCTACGGGGCCATCGGGGGGCTTCTCATCGTGGAGGGGGTGGCGGACAGCCGCTTCTGCATCCGCCTCTCCGGGGCCGACGTGATCCTGGGCGGGGAGCCCGAGCGCCCCTTGCGGGACGACCTCGGCAACCTCGCCGCCCGGGCCCAGGCCAAGGGCTTCGCCTTTGAGTACATGACGCGGGGACGGGCCCTGGTCCTCGGGGACCCCGGGCCCTGGATCTGCTCGGGCATGACCGGGGGGAGGGTCTACCTGCGCCACTGGCCGGAGATGGGCCTCACGGAGGAGGCCATGAAGCGCCGGCTGGCCAAGGGGGCCAAGGTGGCGGTGAAGCCCCTGGACGCCAGGGGCGTGGAGGACGTGCGGGAGCTCCTTTCCGCCTACATCCGGGTGCTCCGGGAGGCCAAGCGGGAGGAGAAGGCGAAGCGGCTGGAAAAGCTCCTGGAGAACCCGGCGGAGCACTTCCGCATGGTGGAACCCGTGAGCCAGCAGGTGGACCAGGGGGTGAGCACGGAGTAA